From a region of the Impatiens glandulifera chromosome 4, dImpGla2.1, whole genome shotgun sequence genome:
- the LOC124933670 gene encoding calmodulin-binding transcription activator 4 isoform X2 — translation MAQSGYNISDLFKEAHNRWLKPAEVLFILQNYEEDQLSHELAKTPPASGSLFLYNKRVLRFFRRDGHSWRKKKDGKTVGEAHERLKAGNIEALNCYYAHGEQNPNFQRRSYWMLDPAYEHIVLVHYRDIIEGRQSSGSNTQFSSGTSVSLGQSSNSYIHPGSSSTISGLYESNQSPQSVEFEFASDVEMKSNRLERSLGIRRESSGLELSKNLHRIEVQLSLNDETLEDPHYYDCQDPADLEHAWKDHSESSNSVHDANDFLMLQNSGNNAQYHHHGFAPELTPDHKDQLFWNEMLDFSKSSVDVNSQENNLLTLIENEKEFLPTRSLVEKEADQWTNLEGSTSYNDNDVTNCDVHTTLQYAVSSQTTASFDNNLVFPTSRFISHDVENFNLPAYNSIQTMDDYNETFNQDQSGIHLEADQFSISHKQNCTIREVSPEWGYAFETTKVVIVGSFLCDSPIYACKFGDTEVPVEVIQAGVICCLAPPLSPGKVTFSITCGNQESCSEVRLFEFRSKESSSLEDASSKSPEELLLLVRLVQMLLIEGYSSKGDTDSNEPGSDLMGKLKVGEDSWDQVMGAVLDGSWTSSSTIAWLLQELLKDKLQKWLCTRSGGCEQFDSLLSKKEQGMLHLVAALGFEWALNPILNSGVNIDFRDINGWTALHWAARFGREKMVAALVAKGASAGVVTDPNGQDPDGKTPAKIASSNGHKGLAGYLSEIALTSHLSSLTLEEDDDSEISAKMEAGIRVNDIAQRSLNGVDHHSLAAVWNASQAATRIQAAFRAHSFRQRQQRVAAASSPGIIDEYDIFSGNIEGLSAASKSAFGKARNHNTAALSIQKNYRGSKVRKNYLAFRQKVVMIQAHVRGRQVRAQYKVVCWAVGIMEKAVIRWRRKGIGLRGYRPELESIAETEDEDILKVFRKKKVDGNVKDALKRVLSMVEHPEARQQYCRMLVKHQEATQAENEAEFQDIDSEINMINENDDPYQYIML, via the exons ATGGCGCAATCAG GTTATAATATCAGTGATCTTTTTAAAGAAGCTCACAACCGTTGGCTGAAGCCTGCAGAAGTGCTCTTTATTTTACAGAATTATGAGGAAGATCAACTCAGCCATGAGCTTGCTAAGACACCACCAGCAA GTGGATCATTGTTTCTTTACAATAAGAGGGTGCTTCGATTTTTCCGTAGAGATGGTCATTCATGGCGCAAGAAGAAGGATGGAAAAACTGTTGGAGAAGCACACGAAAGGCTTAAG GCTGGTAACATTGAGGCTCTTAACTGTTACTATGCACATGGAGAGCAGAATCCCAATTTTCAGAGACGTAGCTATTGGATGCTGGACCC GGCATACGAGCACATTGTCCTTGTTCACTATAGGGATATAATCGAG GGAAGGCAGAGTTCTGGATCCAATACACAATTCTCATCAGGGACCTCTGTCTCTTTGGGTCAGAGTTCTAATTCATATATACATCCTGGTTCCAGTAGCACCATAAGTGGATTATATGAATCAAATCAGAGTCCACAGTCTGTGGAGTTTGAGTTTGCTTCTGATGTAGAAATGAAGAGCAATAGGCTGGAGCGATCTCTTGGAATTCGTAGAGAATCATCTGGTCTTGAATTGAGCAAAAACCTGCACAGAATCGAGGTGCAGTTAAGTCTGAATGATGAAACATTGGAAGATCCACACTATTATGATTGTCAGGATCCTGCTGATTTAGAACATGCATGGAAGGATCATAGCGAGTCTTCCAATTCAGTACATGATGCAAATGATTTTCTAATGCTTCAGAATTCAG GTAACAATGCCCAATATCATCACCATGGGTTTGCACCAGAGCTAACACCCGACCATAAAGACCAACTTTTTTGGAATGAAATGCTGGACTTTTCCAAGAGTTCAGTCGATGTTAATAGCCAAGAGAATAACTTGCTCACATTAATTGAAAAT GAGAAGGAATTCCTGCCCACACGAAGTCTAGTCGAAAAAGAAGCTGACCAGTGGACAAATTTGGAAGGATCTACTTCATATAACGATAATGATGTTACCAATTGTGATGTTCATACAACTTTGCAATATGCAGTATCCAGCCAAACTACTGCAAGTTTTGACAACAATCTTGTCTTTCCAACTTCAAGATTTATATCTCATGACGTTGAAAATTTCAATCTTCCTGCCTACAACTCTATTCAAACCATGGATGACTACAATGAAACATTTAACCAAGATCAGAGTGGGATACATCTGGAAGCAGATCAATTTTCTATCTCTCATAAGCAAAACTGCACAATCAGAGAAGTATCCCCCGAGTGGGGTTATGCCTTTGAAACTACAAAG GTTGTCATAGTTGGATCATTTCTTTGTGATTCGCCAATATATGCATGCAAGTTTGGTGACACAGAAGTGCCAGTTGAGGTTATTCAAGCTGGTGTCATCTGTTGCCTTGCTCCTCCTCTATCTCCTGGAAAGGTCACTTTCAGTATTACTTGTGGAAATCAGGAATCCTGCAGCGAAGTCAGACTTTTCGAGTTCCGTAGTAAAGAAAGTAGTAGTTTAGAGGATGCATCATCTAAGAGTCCTGAGGAGCTGTTGTTACTTGTTAGGCTTGTACAGATGCTCCTAATCGAAGGATATTCTTCGAAAGGGGATACAGACAGTAACGAACCAGGAAGTGATCTAATGGGAAAACTCAAGGTTGGTGAAGATTCATGGGACCAAGTTATGGGGGCAGTTTTAGATGGCAGTTGGACTTCATCTAGCACTATAGCTTGGCTTCTTCAAGAACTTTTGAAAGACAAATTGCAAAAATGGCTTTGTACCCGGTCTGGAGGATGCGAACAGTTTGATTCCTTGTTATCCAAGAAAGAACAGGGGATGTTACATCTAGTTGCTGCATTGGGGTTCGAGTGGGCCTTAAACCCAATTCTCAATTCTGGAGTCAACATAGATTTCCGAGACATTAATGGTTGGACTGCTCTTCATTGGGCTGCTCGGTTTGGACG GGAAAAAATGGTAGCTGCATTAGTAGCTAAAGGTGCATCAGCCGGTGTAGTAACAGATCCAAACGGTCAAGATCCAGACGGAAAAACACCTGCTAAAATTGCTTCATCCAACGGCCATAAAGGTCTAGCTGGTTATCTATCCGAGATCGCACTCACTAGTCATCTCTCATCTCTTACATTGGAAGAAGATGACGATTCTGAAATCTCTGCTAAGATGGAAGCGGGGATTAGAGTGAACGACATCGCACAGAGAAGTCTTAACGGAGTTGACCATCACAGTTTAGCCGCAGTTTGGAATGCATCTCAGGCTGCTACGCGAATACAAGCTGCATTTCGTGCTCATTCTTTTAGGCAGAGGCAACAGAGGGTAGCTGCTGCTTCTTCTCCAGGTATAATAGATGAGTATGACATCTTTTCAGGTAACATTGAAGGCCTTTCTGCTGCATCAAAATCGGCTTTTGGAAAAGCTAGAAACCATAATACAGCTGCATTATCTATTCAGAAGAATTATCGAGGTTCTAAAGTTCGCAAGAACTATCTAGCCTTCCGCCAGAAAGTCGTCATGATACAg gCACATGTGAGAGGTCGTCAAGTGAGAGCACAGTATAAAGTAGTCTGCTGGGCTGTTGGCATTATGGAGAAAGCTGTTATACGTTGGCGTCGCAAAGGAATTGGTCTGAGAGGATACAGACCCGAGTTAGAGTCCATTGCCGAAACTGAAGACGAAGACATTCTCAAAGTATTCCGCAAGAAAAAGGTTGATGGTAATGTTAAAGACGCCTTGAAAAGAGTGCTCTCTATGGTTGAACACCCCGAAGCTCGTCAACAATATTGTCGCATGCTTGTTAAGCATCAAGAAGCTACTCAG GCAGAAAATGAGGCAGAATTTCAAGATATAGATAGTGAAATAAACatgataaatgaaaatgatgatCCATATCAATATATAATGTTGTAG
- the LOC124933671 gene encoding nuclear transport factor 2B-like encodes MLTFEGQKIQGSANIVAKLTSLPFQQCQHIISNVDTQPSGPSGGMIVFVCGNLQLSGEQHALKFSQMFHLMPTPQGSYYVLNDIFRLNYA; translated from the exons ATGTTAACTTTCGAAGGTCAGAAGATTCAAGGATCGGCGAACATAGTCGCTAAACTCACTTCTCTCCCTTTTCAACAATGTCAGCACATCATCAGCAACGTTGATACTCAGCCTTCTGGTCCCTCCGGTGGAATGATTGTCTTCGTTTGTGGAAATCTCCAACTCTCAGGCGAGCAACACGCTCTCAAGTTCAGCCAG aTGTTTCATCTTATGCCAACGCCACAAGGTAGCTATTATGTACTGAATGACATTTTCCGTCTCAACTACGCATGA
- the LOC124934091 gene encoding probable arabinosyltransferase ARAD1: MKTIWKGAISMLFIVVLLITYTAFTGTVDPRSYFFPLLQQSQQVNFSSAPCYSQVPLKVYMYELPRRFHVGMMNRRRSEEGTVNARNLPPWPRNSGLKKQHSVEYWMMASLLYEWSGNDENREAVRVLDPVIADVFFVPFFSSLSFNTHGHNMTDPATEFDRQLQVDVMKFLRQSSYWQTNQGRDHVIPMHHPNAFRFLRDQINSSILIVADFGRYSRIVSNLTKDVVAPYVHVVDSFTDDFSPNPYETRTTLLFFRGRTARKDEGIVRAKLKKILVGYEDVHYENSYANDESIKVSSEGMRLSKFCLTPAGDTPSSNRLFDAIASHCVPVIVSDQIELPFEDELDYTKFSIFFSVKEALIPGYMVNQLRQLPKEKWLEMWKQLVKISHHFEYQYPPKEGDAVNMIWRQVKHKLNAMKLAVHRNRRLKIPDWWGRR; this comes from the exons ATGAAAACGATTTGGAAAGGAGCGATTTCGATGCTATTCATCGTTGTACTTCTCATTACCTACACCGCTTTTACAGGAACAGTTGATCCGAGATCCTACTTCTTCCCCCTTTTACAGCAGTCGCAGCAGGTTAACTTCTCATCTGCTCCTTGTTACTCTCAAGTTCCTCTCAAGGTTTACATGTATGAACTCCCTCGGAGATTTCACGTCGGAATGATGAATCGTCGGAGATCTGAAGAAGGAACTGTCAACGCAAGGAATTTACCGCCGTGGCCGAGGAATTCGGGGCTTAAGAAGCAGCATAGTGTTGAGTATTGGATGATGGCGTCGCTACTTTACGAATGGAGTGGAAATGATGAGAATCGGGAGGCGGTTAGGGTTTTGGATCCGGTAATCGCAGATGTTTTCTTCGttcctttcttctcttcattgAGTTTCAATACTCATGGACATAATATGACGGATCCAGCTACGGAATTTGATCGTCAATTACAG GTTGATGTTATGAAATTTCTAAGGCAATCTAGTTACTGGCAGACTAATCAGGGTCGAGATCATGTAATTCCAATGCATCATCCAAATGCATTTAGATTCCTTAGAGATCAAATCAATTCTTCGATTCTCATAGTAGCTGATTTTGGTCGCTATTCAAGGATCGTGTCCAATTTGACTAAAGATGTAGTGGCACCTTATGTACATGTGGTGGACTCGTTTACAGATGATTTCTCTCCTAATCCTTACGAGACTCGAACTACCCTACTCTTCTTCCGAGGAAGAACAGCGAGGAAAGAT GAAGGGATTGTTCGAGCTAAACTGAAGAAGATATTAGTTGGATATGAAGATGTCCATTACGAAAACAGCTATGCAAACGATGAAAGCATAAAAGTG TCCTCGGAGGGAATGCGATTGTCAAAGTTCTGTTTAACTCCGGCAGGAGACACACCATCTTCCAACCGACTGTTTGATGCTATCGCGAGCCATTGTGTGCCTGTGATAGTGAGCGACCAAATTGAACTCCCGTTTGAGGATGAACTGGActatacaaaattttcaatcttCTTCTCGGTTAAGGAAGCTTTAATCCCGGGTTATATGGTAAACCAGCTTCGACAATTACCTAAAGAGAAGTGGTTAGAAATGTGGAAGCAGCTCGTGAAAATCTCCCATCACTTTGAATACCAGTATCCTCCTAAAGAAGGAGATGCGGTTAATATGATATGGAGACAGGTCAAACACAAGTTAAATGCGATGAAACTGGCTGTACATAGAAACCGGAGGCTGAAAATCCCAGATTGGTGGGGGAGAAGGTGA
- the LOC124936375 gene encoding alpha-ketoglutarate-dependent dioxygenase alkB — protein MYGADDLAGDSERTAFRKSEKKYKLYYDNSSKSSKKKKQPKAVDLSDVLDFHSILDSYKANGELPSGVSVLQCDFDRSVFCLDDHPGFYFIPRAIGVDEQTHWIKESLINFPQPPNRTNHNAIYGTISNIFDAARKGNVLVDCSSTSPNPPRWIFSDEQGDNTSKSISASVLLRKLRWSTLGLQFDWSRRNYNTLLPHNRIPDELCQVAKRMADVALPDGEGFQPEAAIVNYFGPGDTLGGHRDDMEVDWSRPIVSMSLGCKAIFLLGGKSREDEPMAMFMRSGDIMLMAGEARECFHGVPRIFTDEENAEIDCLESQFSHEDDNCFLEYIRTSRININIRQVF, from the exons ATGTACGGCGCCGATGATCTCGCCGGCGATTCAGAGCGAACTGCTTTCAGAAAATCAGAGAAGAAATACAAGTTATATTACGATAATAGTTCAAAATCATCGAAAAA GAAGAAACAACCGAAAGCTGTTGATTTATCAGATGTTCTTGATTTCCACTCCATTTTGGATTCGTACAAGGCAAATGGTGAACTTCCTTCAGGAGTTTCAGTTCTTCAATGTGATTTTGATCGGTCTGTTTTCTGTTTAGATGATCATCCTG GGTTTTATTTCATACCTAGGGCAATTGGAGTGGATGAGCAAACTCATTGGATAAAGGAGAGTTTGATCAATTTTCCTCAACCGCCTAATAGAACTAACCATAATGCAATTTACGGAACTATAAGCAATATCTTCGATGCAGCTCGAAAAGGGAACGTTTTAGTTGATTGTTCTTCGACTTCTCCTAATCCTCCTAGATGGATATTTTCGGATGAACAAGGAGATAATACAAGTAAATCAATCTCTGCTTCTGTTTTATTGCGGAAGTTAAGATGGAGTACTCTTGGTCTGCAATTTGACTGGTCTAGG AGGAATTACAATACGCTTTTACCACATAACAGGATTCCGGATGAACTTTGTCAAGTGGCTAAGAGAATGGCTGATGTTGCGTTGCCTGATGGAGAAGGATTTCAACCTGAAGCCGCTATTGTTAATTACTTTGGACCAG GTGATACACTTGGTGGGCATCGTGATGATATGGAAGTAGACTGGAGTAGACCTATTGTTAGCATGAG CTTGGGCTGCAAAGCCATATTTCTTCTTGGTGGAAAGTCAAGAGAGGATGAGCCAATGGCAATGTTCATGAGAAGTGGTGATATCATGTTAATGGCTGGAGAAGCAAGAGAATGTTTCCATG GTGTCCCAAGAATATTCACGGATGAAGAAAATGCCGAGATAGATTGTCTTGAGTCGCAGTTTTCGCATGAAGACGATAACTGCTTCTTGGAATATATAAGAACTTCGAGGATCAATATCAACATCAGACAAGTTTTCTAA
- the LOC124933504 gene encoding squamosa promoter-binding-like protein 12, which yields MDWIGKWDWENLVMFNPNSIDCPRKNPTDWGVEEENATSFHISGGGVCSGSELGHGSSARSSISVSTDSSSKNAINVSKTIVQPPRKHLVQTEQSGNPRIAYGSEPVIGLKLGKRTYFENSSTSTTTNPVSSVLSTKKIKSSGQRIPSPRCQVEGCNLDLSSAKEYHRKHRVCDAHSKCHKVVVGGLDRRFCQQCSRFHSLSEFDEKKRSCRRRLSDHNARRRKPHQEAIQFSSTRVSAPFLDGGHQISFILNSAPVLEGRSYEIPLWESTCSSSSSKFMLTKEYPWKSEGFQPPQPPIWQGSDHLQSKGTASSIMSQGLKKSIASSCDLVPDNNNNHCALSLLSTNNNGCQPSKPAKFPLDCPLPSMMTRAAPSFPMASSVTQYWQTAPDSAVLEEIQLLKQQPSYYTDIYSNILNK from the exons ATGGACTGGATTGGGAAGTGGGACTGGGAAAACCTGGTCATGTTTAATCCGAATTCCATTGATTGTCCTAGAAAGAATCCGACAGACTGGGGAGTTGAAGAAGAGAATGCAACATCATTTCACATATCTGGTGGAGGGGTTTGTTCAGGCTCAGAATTGGGACATGGTTCTTCAGCAAGAAGTTCAATATCAGTTTCCACTGATTCATCATCAAAGAATGCAATCAACGTATCAAAGACAATAGTTCAGCCACCTCGAAAGCATTTGGTACAAACTGAGCAATCTGGAAACCCTAGAATTGCTTATGGTAGTGAACCAGTGATTGGTTTGAAACTTGGGAAACgtacatattttgaaaatagttCAACATCTACTACTACTAATCCTGTTTCATCTGTGTTATCGACTAAGAAAATCAAATCATCTGGTCAAAGAATACCTTCTCCACGATGTCAAGTCGAAGGTTGCAATCTCGATCTCTCGTCAGCTAAAGAATATCACCGCAAGCATAGGGTTTGTGATGCCCATTCAAAGTGCCATAAGGTGGTTGTTGGTGGCCTAGATAGAAGATTTTGCCAACAATGCAGCAG GTTCCATAGCTTGTCGGAATTTGATGAAAAGAAACGAAGCTGCCGTAGAAGGCTCTCTGATCATAATGCGAGGCGACGCAAACCGCATCAAGAAGCTATCCAGTTCAGTTCAACTAGAGTATCTGCTCCATTCTTAG atgggggacatcaaataagttttatattgaACAGTGCTCCTGTTCTTGAAGGAAGATCATATGAAATTCCTTTATGGGAAAGCACATGTAGTAGCAGCTCCTCTAAGTTTATGTTAACCAAGGAATACCCATGGAAATCTGAAGGCTTTCAACCCCCGCAGCCTCCAATTTGGCAAGGTTCCGATCACTTACAATCCAAGGGCACCGCCAGTTCAATTATGAGCCAAG GTTTGAAGAAATCGATAGCATCTTCTTGTGACTTGGTTccggataataataataatcactgTGCTCTCTCTCTTCTGTCAACTAATAATAACGGTTGTCAACCGTCTAAGCCAGCAAAGTTTCCATTGGACTGCCCTCTTCCATCGATGATGACGAGGGCAGCCCCGTCTTTTCCAATGGCTTCATCGGTTACTCAGTACTGGCAAACTGCCCCTGATTCTGCGGTTCTTGAAGAAATACAGCTCCTAAAGCAACAACCATCTTACTACACTGACATCTATTCCAACATTTTGAACAAATGA
- the LOC124936376 gene encoding ranBP2-type zinc finger protein At1g67325-like — protein sequence MSKVDYRNSSTSKRARTDGGRREDDWTCPSCGNVNFSFRTTCNMRNCHQSRPVDHNLKLVGNPMQHSHSHSHGFLPPVPYVGSGGPSSMYMGLPPYGSSVYNGSSMPRYDVPLARGSHLPYEYGRHISGGSPYRSLPLSSPPPYSGGMYGMPPPMIDRYGLIMPMGHTAMGPRIEYFSEEKPHKKDATRDNDWKCPNCRNVNFSFRTVCNMRKCNTPKPGPQVAKSDKNPKQRLPEGSWKCENCNNVNFPFRNKCNRQNCGAEKPSEEDIKSPSETTNGNDQ from the exons ATGTCGAAG GTCGATTACAGGAATTCTTCTACATCTAAACGAGCTCGTACCGATG GTGGTCGAAGAGAAGATGATTGGACATGTCCTAGCTGTGGAAATGTCAATTTCTCGTTTAGGACAACATGCAATATGCGCAATTGTCATCAGTCTAGACCAGTTGATCACAATTTA AAATTGGTGGGTAATCCTATGCAACATTCCCATTCCCATTCCCATGGTTTCTTGCCTCCAGTTCCTTATGTTGGATCGGGTGGACCATCTTCGATGTATATGGGTCTTCCACCTTATGGGTCTTCGGTTTATAATGGTTCGTCTATGCCTCGTTATGACGTACCTCTTGCTCGGGGTTCACATCTTCCTTACGAATATGGACGCCATATTTCAGGAGGCAGCCCATATAGGTCTCTGCCTCTATCTAGTCCACCACCATATTCTG GTGGAATGTACGGTATGCCACCACCCATGATAGATCGATATGGCCTGATTATGCCTATGGGCCATACTGCCATG GGTCCAAGGATTGAATATTTTTCTGAAGAGAAACCCCATAAGAAAG ATGCAACACGCGATAACGACTGGAAATGTCCCAATTGTCGGAATGTTAACTTCTCTTTTAGAACTGTTTGCAATATGAGAAAGTGCAACACTCCAAAGCCTGGACCTCAG GTTGCCAAATCTGATAAGAATCCAA AGCAAAGGTTGCCTGAGGGAAGCTGGAAGTGTGAAAATTGCAACAATGTGAATTTTCCGTTTAGGAACAAATGTAACAGACAGAATTGTGGGGCCGAGAAACCATCTGAGGAAGATATAAAGTCCCCTTCAGAAACAACAAATGGAAATGATCAG TGA
- the LOC124933670 gene encoding calmodulin-binding transcription activator 4 isoform X1: protein MAQSGYNISDLFKEAHNRWLKPAEVLFILQNYEEDQLSHELAKTPPASGSLFLYNKRVLRFFRRDGHSWRKKKDGKTVGEAHERLKAGNIEALNCYYAHGEQNPNFQRRSYWMLDPAYEHIVLVHYRDIIEGRQSSGSNTQFSSGTSVSLGQSSNSYIHPGSSSTISGLYESNQSPQSVEFEFASDVEMKSNRLERSLGIRRESSGLELSKNLHRIEVQLSLNDETLEDPHYYDCQDPADLEHAWKDHSESSNSVHDANDFLMLQNSGNNAQYHHHGFAPELTPDHKDQLFWNEMLDFSKSSVDVNSQENNLLTLIENQEKEFLPTRSLVEKEADQWTNLEGSTSYNDNDVTNCDVHTTLQYAVSSQTTASFDNNLVFPTSRFISHDVENFNLPAYNSIQTMDDYNETFNQDQSGIHLEADQFSISHKQNCTIREVSPEWGYAFETTKVVIVGSFLCDSPIYACKFGDTEVPVEVIQAGVICCLAPPLSPGKVTFSITCGNQESCSEVRLFEFRSKESSSLEDASSKSPEELLLLVRLVQMLLIEGYSSKGDTDSNEPGSDLMGKLKVGEDSWDQVMGAVLDGSWTSSSTIAWLLQELLKDKLQKWLCTRSGGCEQFDSLLSKKEQGMLHLVAALGFEWALNPILNSGVNIDFRDINGWTALHWAARFGREKMVAALVAKGASAGVVTDPNGQDPDGKTPAKIASSNGHKGLAGYLSEIALTSHLSSLTLEEDDDSEISAKMEAGIRVNDIAQRSLNGVDHHSLAAVWNASQAATRIQAAFRAHSFRQRQQRVAAASSPGIIDEYDIFSGNIEGLSAASKSAFGKARNHNTAALSIQKNYRGSKVRKNYLAFRQKVVMIQAHVRGRQVRAQYKVVCWAVGIMEKAVIRWRRKGIGLRGYRPELESIAETEDEDILKVFRKKKVDGNVKDALKRVLSMVEHPEARQQYCRMLVKHQEATQAENEAEFQDIDSEINMINENDDPYQYIML from the exons ATGGCGCAATCAG GTTATAATATCAGTGATCTTTTTAAAGAAGCTCACAACCGTTGGCTGAAGCCTGCAGAAGTGCTCTTTATTTTACAGAATTATGAGGAAGATCAACTCAGCCATGAGCTTGCTAAGACACCACCAGCAA GTGGATCATTGTTTCTTTACAATAAGAGGGTGCTTCGATTTTTCCGTAGAGATGGTCATTCATGGCGCAAGAAGAAGGATGGAAAAACTGTTGGAGAAGCACACGAAAGGCTTAAG GCTGGTAACATTGAGGCTCTTAACTGTTACTATGCACATGGAGAGCAGAATCCCAATTTTCAGAGACGTAGCTATTGGATGCTGGACCC GGCATACGAGCACATTGTCCTTGTTCACTATAGGGATATAATCGAG GGAAGGCAGAGTTCTGGATCCAATACACAATTCTCATCAGGGACCTCTGTCTCTTTGGGTCAGAGTTCTAATTCATATATACATCCTGGTTCCAGTAGCACCATAAGTGGATTATATGAATCAAATCAGAGTCCACAGTCTGTGGAGTTTGAGTTTGCTTCTGATGTAGAAATGAAGAGCAATAGGCTGGAGCGATCTCTTGGAATTCGTAGAGAATCATCTGGTCTTGAATTGAGCAAAAACCTGCACAGAATCGAGGTGCAGTTAAGTCTGAATGATGAAACATTGGAAGATCCACACTATTATGATTGTCAGGATCCTGCTGATTTAGAACATGCATGGAAGGATCATAGCGAGTCTTCCAATTCAGTACATGATGCAAATGATTTTCTAATGCTTCAGAATTCAG GTAACAATGCCCAATATCATCACCATGGGTTTGCACCAGAGCTAACACCCGACCATAAAGACCAACTTTTTTGGAATGAAATGCTGGACTTTTCCAAGAGTTCAGTCGATGTTAATAGCCAAGAGAATAACTTGCTCACATTAATTGAAAAT CAGGAGAAGGAATTCCTGCCCACACGAAGTCTAGTCGAAAAAGAAGCTGACCAGTGGACAAATTTGGAAGGATCTACTTCATATAACGATAATGATGTTACCAATTGTGATGTTCATACAACTTTGCAATATGCAGTATCCAGCCAAACTACTGCAAGTTTTGACAACAATCTTGTCTTTCCAACTTCAAGATTTATATCTCATGACGTTGAAAATTTCAATCTTCCTGCCTACAACTCTATTCAAACCATGGATGACTACAATGAAACATTTAACCAAGATCAGAGTGGGATACATCTGGAAGCAGATCAATTTTCTATCTCTCATAAGCAAAACTGCACAATCAGAGAAGTATCCCCCGAGTGGGGTTATGCCTTTGAAACTACAAAG GTTGTCATAGTTGGATCATTTCTTTGTGATTCGCCAATATATGCATGCAAGTTTGGTGACACAGAAGTGCCAGTTGAGGTTATTCAAGCTGGTGTCATCTGTTGCCTTGCTCCTCCTCTATCTCCTGGAAAGGTCACTTTCAGTATTACTTGTGGAAATCAGGAATCCTGCAGCGAAGTCAGACTTTTCGAGTTCCGTAGTAAAGAAAGTAGTAGTTTAGAGGATGCATCATCTAAGAGTCCTGAGGAGCTGTTGTTACTTGTTAGGCTTGTACAGATGCTCCTAATCGAAGGATATTCTTCGAAAGGGGATACAGACAGTAACGAACCAGGAAGTGATCTAATGGGAAAACTCAAGGTTGGTGAAGATTCATGGGACCAAGTTATGGGGGCAGTTTTAGATGGCAGTTGGACTTCATCTAGCACTATAGCTTGGCTTCTTCAAGAACTTTTGAAAGACAAATTGCAAAAATGGCTTTGTACCCGGTCTGGAGGATGCGAACAGTTTGATTCCTTGTTATCCAAGAAAGAACAGGGGATGTTACATCTAGTTGCTGCATTGGGGTTCGAGTGGGCCTTAAACCCAATTCTCAATTCTGGAGTCAACATAGATTTCCGAGACATTAATGGTTGGACTGCTCTTCATTGGGCTGCTCGGTTTGGACG GGAAAAAATGGTAGCTGCATTAGTAGCTAAAGGTGCATCAGCCGGTGTAGTAACAGATCCAAACGGTCAAGATCCAGACGGAAAAACACCTGCTAAAATTGCTTCATCCAACGGCCATAAAGGTCTAGCTGGTTATCTATCCGAGATCGCACTCACTAGTCATCTCTCATCTCTTACATTGGAAGAAGATGACGATTCTGAAATCTCTGCTAAGATGGAAGCGGGGATTAGAGTGAACGACATCGCACAGAGAAGTCTTAACGGAGTTGACCATCACAGTTTAGCCGCAGTTTGGAATGCATCTCAGGCTGCTACGCGAATACAAGCTGCATTTCGTGCTCATTCTTTTAGGCAGAGGCAACAGAGGGTAGCTGCTGCTTCTTCTCCAGGTATAATAGATGAGTATGACATCTTTTCAGGTAACATTGAAGGCCTTTCTGCTGCATCAAAATCGGCTTTTGGAAAAGCTAGAAACCATAATACAGCTGCATTATCTATTCAGAAGAATTATCGAGGTTCTAAAGTTCGCAAGAACTATCTAGCCTTCCGCCAGAAAGTCGTCATGATACAg gCACATGTGAGAGGTCGTCAAGTGAGAGCACAGTATAAAGTAGTCTGCTGGGCTGTTGGCATTATGGAGAAAGCTGTTATACGTTGGCGTCGCAAAGGAATTGGTCTGAGAGGATACAGACCCGAGTTAGAGTCCATTGCCGAAACTGAAGACGAAGACATTCTCAAAGTATTCCGCAAGAAAAAGGTTGATGGTAATGTTAAAGACGCCTTGAAAAGAGTGCTCTCTATGGTTGAACACCCCGAAGCTCGTCAACAATATTGTCGCATGCTTGTTAAGCATCAAGAAGCTACTCAG GCAGAAAATGAGGCAGAATTTCAAGATATAGATAGTGAAATAAACatgataaatgaaaatgatgatCCATATCAATATATAATGTTGTAG